A window of the Malaclemys terrapin pileata isolate rMalTer1 chromosome 6, rMalTer1.hap1, whole genome shotgun sequence genome harbors these coding sequences:
- the ELAC1 gene encoding zinc phosphodiesterase ELAC protein 1 yields the protein MSMDITFLGTGSAYPSPTRGASALVIRSEGECWLFDCGEGTQTQFMKSHLKAGRITKIFITHLHGDHFFGLPGLLCTISLQSSSTTSKQPVDIYGPLGLRNFIWRTLELSHSQLLFPYVVHELVPTPDQCPAEEFKELSYVDRDEVSSKEVQGRTLHLDPVENSYTLVNNQQFVMKAFRLFHRIPSFGFLVEEKQRTGKLNAQKLKDLGVQPGPIYGKLKNGVTVVLENGVTISPSDVLEEPIPGRKICILGDCSGVVGDGAKKLCYEADLLVHEATLDDAQVDKAKEHGHSTPKMAAEFAKLCKVKKLVLTHFSQRYKPAGQIGEGDIDVTELKRQAESALNGQEVTLAEDFMTIDIPGKKQK from the exons ATGTCCATGGATATAACTTTTCTGGGAACAGGCTCAGCATATCCATCTCCAACAAGAGGAGCTTCAGCTTTAGTCATTCGTAGTGAAGGAGAATGCTGGCTATTTGATTGTGGAGAGGGAACTCAAACACAATTTATGAAAAGCCATCTTAAAGCAG GTAGAATTACTAAGATATTCATAACTCATCTTCATGGGGACCATTTTTTTGGTCTTCCCGGTCTCCTGTGCACAATCAGCCTTCAGAGTAGTTCTACTACAAGCAAGCAACCTGTTGATATCTATGGACCATTAGGACTACGAAACTTCATTTGGAGAACTCTGGAACTCTCTCACTCACAACTTCTCTTTCCATATGTGGTTCATGAACTGGTACCTACACCAGATCAGTGCCCTGCAGAAGAATTTAAAGAACTATCTTACGTTGACAGAGATGAAGTCTCTTCCAAAGAAGTGCAAGGGAGAACGCTTCATCTGGATCCTGTAGAAAACTCCTACACACTGGTCAACAATCAGCAATTTGTTATGAAAGCATTTCGATTATTTCATCGTATTCCTTCCTTTGGATTTTTAGTGGAGGAGAAGCAGCGGACTGGTAAACTTAATGCGCAGAAGCTAAAAGACCTTG GAGTTCAGCCAGGCCCTATATATGGGAAACTGAAGAATGGTGTTACAGTTGTCTTAGAAAATGGAGTAACCATTTCTCCTTCAGATGTCTTGGAGGAGCCTATTCCTGGAAGAAAAATTTGTATTTTAGGTGACTGTTCAGGTGTGGTTGGAGATGGAGCAAAGAAACTGTGTTACGAAGCAGATCTGTTAGTTCATGAAGCCACACTGGATGACGCCCAAGTGGACAAAGCCAAAGAGCATGGTCATAGCACTCCAAAAATGGCAGCTGAGTTTGCAAAGTTGTGTAAGGTTAAGAAACTGGTTCTGACTCACTTCAGTCAAAGGTATAAACCAGCTGGTCAAATTGGAGAAGGAGATATTGATGTCACGGAACTGAAGAGACAAGCAGAATCAGCGTTAAATGGTCAAGAAGTAACTTTAGCTGAGGATTTTATGACGATAGATATTCCAGGGAAAAAGCAGAAGTAG